In one Macaca nemestrina isolate mMacNem1 chromosome 2, mMacNem.hap1, whole genome shotgun sequence genomic region, the following are encoded:
- the LOC105483156 gene encoding fez family zinc finger protein 2 isoform X1, which yields MARNASPWWWGKEFSPLPFPECRLRGERLRPGPAWLGSAPRAMASSASLETMVPPACPRAGASPATSKTLAFSIERIMAKTSEPRAPFEPRPGALEADGSQGKKLLNLCSPLPCMIPLQPLGYEVPSKTLLSYSELWKSSLRAGGGGGGGGGGGGGGAPVCGASGLCKTNCGVCCKAELGLAPSALPAGRVIKPQVINQAVGLPGSGSLYYFNYLDSTAYPPSELLSGHLFPSGLLNAQAPAALAAHPKLFLLENAKLAGLAADKFPHPAPYPHKERLPAPLEQVLKENSALTAERGGVKGHSKLPGGSADGKPKNFTCEVCGKVFNAHYNLTRHMPVHTGARPFVCKVCGKGFRQASTLCRHKIIHTQEKPHKCNQCGKAFNRSSTLNTHIRIHAGYKPFVCEFCGKGFHQKGNYKNHKLTHSGEKQYKCTICNKAFHQVYNLTFHMHTHNDKKPFTCATCGKGFCRNFDLKKHVRKLHDSVGPAAPSAKDLTRTVQS from the exons ATGGCTCGGAACGCATCTCCTTGGTGGTGGGGGAAAGAG TTTTCCCCCCTGCCTTTTCCGGAATGCAGACTTAGAGGAGAGAGGCTGCGCCCTGGCCCAGCCTGGCTCGGCTCAGCTCCGCGCGCCATGGCAAGCTCGGCTTCCCTGGAGACCATGGTGCCCCCGGCCTGCCCGCGCGCCGGAGCGTCGCCTGCCACTTCCAAGACACTGGCCTTTTCCATCGAGCGCATCATGGCCAAGACGTCGGAGCCCCGCGCGCCCTTTGAGCCCCGGCCTGGAGCGCTAGAGGCGGACGGCAGCCAGGGCAAGAAACTGCTCAACCTCTGCTCGCCGCTGCCCTGTATGATCCCCCTCCAGCCCCTAGGCTACGAGGTGCCGTCAAAGACACTGCTCAGTTACTCCGAGCTCTGGAAAAGCAGCCTCCGGGCGGGCGGCGGCGgaggcggcggcggtggcggcggcggcgggggggCCCCAGTGTGCGGCGCCAGCGGCTTGTGCAAAACCAACTGTGGCGTGTGCTGCAAGGCCGAGCTGGGCCTGGCGCCGTCTGCGCTGCCCGCGGGCAGGGTCATCAAGCCGCAGGTCATCAACCAGGCTGTGGGGCTGCCGGGCAGCGGCTCGCTCTACTACTTCAACTACCTGGACTCGACCGCGTACCCGCCGTCTGAGCTCCTCAGCGGCCACCTCTTCCCGTCTGGCCTCCTCAATGCGCAGGCCCCCGCCGCCCTGGCTGCTCACCCCAAGCTCTTTCTGCTGGAGAACGCCAAGCTGGCCGGCTTGGCTGCGGACAAGTTCCCCCATCCGGCTCCCTATCCCCATAAGGAGCGCTTGCCGGCGCCACTGGAGCAGGTACTGAAGGAGAACTCGGCCCTGACTGCCGAGCGCGGAGGCGTCAAGGGCCACAGCAAGCTGCCAGGGGGCTCCGCAGATGGCAAGCCCAAAAACTTCACCTGCGAGGTGTGCGGCAAG GTGTTTAATGCTCACTATAACCTCACCCGCCACATGCCGGTCCACACCGGAGCCAGACCGTTCGTGTGCAAAGTCTGCGGCAAAGGCTTTCGCCAGGCCAGCACGCTCTGCAGGCACAAAATTATCCACACCCAG GAAAAGCCGCATAAATGCAACCAGTGCGGCAAAGCCTTCAACCGCAGCTCCACGCTCAACACGCATATCCGCATCCACGCGGGCTACAAGCCCTTCGTCTGCGAATTTTGCGGCAAAGGCTTTCACCAAAAAG GGAACTACAAGAACCACAAGCTGACCCACAGCGGCGAGAAGCAGTACAAATGTACCATCTGCAACAAGGCCTTCCACCAGGTCTACAACCTAACCTTCCATATGCACACCCACAACGACAAGAAGCCTTTCACGTGCGCCACTTGCGGCAAAGGGTTTTGCAGAAACTTTGACTTAAAGAAACATGTGCGCAAACTCCACGACAGCGTGGGCCCTGCTGCCCCCTCCGCAAAGGACCTGACTAGGACAGTGCAGAGCTGA
- the LOC105483156 gene encoding fez family zinc finger protein 2 isoform X2: MASSASLETMVPPACPRAGASPATSKTLAFSIERIMAKTSEPRAPFEPRPGALEADGSQGKKLLNLCSPLPCMIPLQPLGYEVPSKTLLSYSELWKSSLRAGGGGGGGGGGGGGGAPVCGASGLCKTNCGVCCKAELGLAPSALPAGRVIKPQVINQAVGLPGSGSLYYFNYLDSTAYPPSELLSGHLFPSGLLNAQAPAALAAHPKLFLLENAKLAGLAADKFPHPAPYPHKERLPAPLEQVLKENSALTAERGGVKGHSKLPGGSADGKPKNFTCEVCGKVFNAHYNLTRHMPVHTGARPFVCKVCGKGFRQASTLCRHKIIHTQEKPHKCNQCGKAFNRSSTLNTHIRIHAGYKPFVCEFCGKGFHQKGNYKNHKLTHSGEKQYKCTICNKAFHQVYNLTFHMHTHNDKKPFTCATCGKGFCRNFDLKKHVRKLHDSVGPAAPSAKDLTRTVQS, encoded by the exons ATGGCAAGCTCGGCTTCCCTGGAGACCATGGTGCCCCCGGCCTGCCCGCGCGCCGGAGCGTCGCCTGCCACTTCCAAGACACTGGCCTTTTCCATCGAGCGCATCATGGCCAAGACGTCGGAGCCCCGCGCGCCCTTTGAGCCCCGGCCTGGAGCGCTAGAGGCGGACGGCAGCCAGGGCAAGAAACTGCTCAACCTCTGCTCGCCGCTGCCCTGTATGATCCCCCTCCAGCCCCTAGGCTACGAGGTGCCGTCAAAGACACTGCTCAGTTACTCCGAGCTCTGGAAAAGCAGCCTCCGGGCGGGCGGCGGCGgaggcggcggcggtggcggcggcggcgggggggCCCCAGTGTGCGGCGCCAGCGGCTTGTGCAAAACCAACTGTGGCGTGTGCTGCAAGGCCGAGCTGGGCCTGGCGCCGTCTGCGCTGCCCGCGGGCAGGGTCATCAAGCCGCAGGTCATCAACCAGGCTGTGGGGCTGCCGGGCAGCGGCTCGCTCTACTACTTCAACTACCTGGACTCGACCGCGTACCCGCCGTCTGAGCTCCTCAGCGGCCACCTCTTCCCGTCTGGCCTCCTCAATGCGCAGGCCCCCGCCGCCCTGGCTGCTCACCCCAAGCTCTTTCTGCTGGAGAACGCCAAGCTGGCCGGCTTGGCTGCGGACAAGTTCCCCCATCCGGCTCCCTATCCCCATAAGGAGCGCTTGCCGGCGCCACTGGAGCAGGTACTGAAGGAGAACTCGGCCCTGACTGCCGAGCGCGGAGGCGTCAAGGGCCACAGCAAGCTGCCAGGGGGCTCCGCAGATGGCAAGCCCAAAAACTTCACCTGCGAGGTGTGCGGCAAG GTGTTTAATGCTCACTATAACCTCACCCGCCACATGCCGGTCCACACCGGAGCCAGACCGTTCGTGTGCAAAGTCTGCGGCAAAGGCTTTCGCCAGGCCAGCACGCTCTGCAGGCACAAAATTATCCACACCCAG GAAAAGCCGCATAAATGCAACCAGTGCGGCAAAGCCTTCAACCGCAGCTCCACGCTCAACACGCATATCCGCATCCACGCGGGCTACAAGCCCTTCGTCTGCGAATTTTGCGGCAAAGGCTTTCACCAAAAAG GGAACTACAAGAACCACAAGCTGACCCACAGCGGCGAGAAGCAGTACAAATGTACCATCTGCAACAAGGCCTTCCACCAGGTCTACAACCTAACCTTCCATATGCACACCCACAACGACAAGAAGCCTTTCACGTGCGCCACTTGCGGCAAAGGGTTTTGCAGAAACTTTGACTTAAAGAAACATGTGCGCAAACTCCACGACAGCGTGGGCCCTGCTGCCCCCTCCGCAAAGGACCTGACTAGGACAGTGCAGAGCTGA